The following coding sequences are from one Triticum dicoccoides isolate Atlit2015 ecotype Zavitan chromosome 4A, WEW_v2.0, whole genome shotgun sequence window:
- the LOC119286347 gene encoding probable cysteine desulfurase, translated as MPSLRAAMADGADRVEATTIGNDKETLLSLLRAKSERSAEAEEKVEWVRSQMVGRDAEFDTPFGRRALVYADHTASGRGLRYIEDYILTQVLPFYGNTHTEDSYVGSRTMKMVRTAASYIKRCMGAGADDALIFCGSGATAAVKRLQEAMGMAAPAGPLLRARLLAQLRAEERWVVFVGPYEHHSNLLSWRQSLADVVEVGAGDDGLVDLAALRRALGSPEYAKRPMLGSFSACSNVTGIVADTRAIARVLHQHGAFACFDFAASGPYVEIDMRSGDMDGYDAVFLSPHKFPGGPGTPGLLLMNRSLYRLASLPPTTCGGGTVAYVNGRSEDDTVYLDDVEEREDAGTPPITQKVRASLAFWVKEHVGLGAIALRERVHADAAMRWLLSNPAVEVLGSVEARRLPIFSFLVYPGGDAALGRRRRRLPLHGRFVAKLMNDLFGIQARGGCGCASPYGHALLGVGEELSLRIRSAILKGYHGVKPGWTRVSFAYYLPPEEFRFILAAIDFVAAHGHRFLPLYNFDWATGNWTFRRRAVKHHLMMEELLHGHGSSNTKMKGNKSAGDSNKFESYLEFATKIALSLPETCDEQQIPEGIDPSIVLFRV; from the exons ATGCCGTCCCTtcgggcggccatggcggacggcgccgACCGCGTCGAGGCCACGACGATCGGCAACGACAAGGAGACCCTGCTGAGCCTGCTCCGCGCCAAGTCGGAGCGGAGcgccgaggcggaggagaaggtggAGTGGGTGCGATCGCAGATGGTCGGCCGCGACGCAGAGTTCGACACGCCGTTCGGCCGCCGCGCCCTCGTCTACGCCGACCACACCGCCTCCGGGCGCGGCCTCCGCTacatcgaggactacatcctcacACAAGTCCTCCCCTTCTACG GGAACACGCACACGGAGGACAGCTACGTCGGGAGCAGGACGATGAAGATGGTGAGGACGGCGGCGAGCTACATCAAGCGGTGCATGGGCGCCGGTGCCGACGACGCGCTGATCTTCTGCGGGTCCGGCGCCACGGCGGCGGTGAAGCGGCTGCAGGAGGCGATGGGGATGGCCGCGCCGGCGGGGCCGCTTCTGCGGGCGAGGCTGCTCGCGCAGCTGCGCGCGGAGGAGCGGTGGGTGGTCTTCGTGGGACCCTACGAGCACCACTCCAACCTGCTGTCGTGGCGGCAGAGCCTGGCGGACGTCGTGGAGGTCGGTGCCGGCGACGACGGGCTCGTCGACCTCGCCGCGCTCCGGCGCGCGCTGGGCTCCCCCGAGTACGCGAAGCGGCCCATGCTGGGGTCATTCTCGGCGTGCAGCAACGTCACCGGCATCGTCGCCGATACCCGAGCGATCGCGCGCGTCCTGCACCAGCATGGGGCTTTCGCTTGCTTCGACTTTGCCGCGAG CGGGCCCTACGTGGAGATCGACATGAGGTCGGGCGACATGGACGGCTACGACGCCGTCTTCCTCAGCCCTCACAAGTTCCCCGGCGGCCCCGGCACGCCGGGCCTCCTGCTCATGAACCGCTCCCTCTACCGCCTCGCCTCGCTGCCGCCCACCACGTGCGGCGGGGGCACCGTCGCCTACGTGAACGGGCGCAGCGAGGACGACACGGTGTACCTCGACGACGTGGAGGAGCGCGAGGACGCCGGCACGCCGCCCATCACACAGAAGGTGCGCGCGTCGCTCGCGTTCTGGGTCAAGGAGCACGTCGGGCTCGGCGCCATCGCGCTCCGCGAGCGCGTCCACGCCGACGCCGCCATGCGGTGGCTCCTGTCCAACCCCGCCGTCGAGGTGCTCGGTAGCGTCGAGGCGCGTCGCCTGCCGATATTCTCGTTCCTCGTCTACCCCGGCGGCGACGCGGcgctggggaggaggcggcggcggctgccccTCCACGGGCGGTTCGTCGCCAAGCTCATGAACGATCTGTTCGGCATCCAGGCCAGGGGCGGCTGCGGCTGCGCGAGCCCGTACGGGCACGCCCTCCTCGGCGTCGGCGAGGAGCTCTCCCTTCGCATCCGCTCCGCCATTCTTAAG GGCTATCACGGTGTGAAGCCGGGATGGACGAGGGTGAGCTTCGCCTACTACCTCCCACCGGAGGAGTTCCGGTTCATCCTTGCCGCCATCGACTTCGTCGCGGCGCACGGCCACCGGTTTCTGCCGCTCTACAATTTCGACTGGGCCACCGGCAACTGGACCTTCCGGCGCCGTGCAGTCAAGCACCACCTCATGATGGAGGAGCTGCTGCATGGTCATGGTAGCTCTAACACGAAGATGAAGGGGAACAAGAGTGCTGGCGACAGCAACAAGTTCGAGAGCTACCTGGAGTTTGCCACCAAGATCGCGCTGTCACTGCCGGAGACGTGTGACGAGCAGCAGATTCCTGAGGGAATCGACCCTAGCATTGTACTTTTTCGAGTGTGA